Proteins encoded together in one Erinaceus europaeus chromosome 11, mEriEur2.1, whole genome shotgun sequence window:
- the ECM1 gene encoding extracellular matrix protein 1 isoform X1, whose translation MGTMSRAALVFACLAVASVASEGGQKKLGPHSLTQPLQEVGYAAPPAPPLTRTLPMGHAEAFHFEEQSEVQPQPQEAVPLQEEMLPPPQLPEGKEVDVPLLSDTIPQQEELPPHQVPLEQKEIGPSFPHQKEMTFPNKQRQEMPSRLMDSGLPESQSGHPSHHCPNDRHRGGWGHWLDGFPPGRPSRDNLDQICLPNRQHIVYGPWNLPQTGFSHLSRQGKTLNLLEIGYSRCCRCQNQLSRLDCANLVWEDTITWYCEAELSVKTRAHWCCRRQGEARFSCFQAEAPQPHYPQRVCPSHQPGMSSGPDLPFPPGLPTLDNVKNICHLRRFRSVPRNLPATDDPVQKQLQTLTHLEEEFQHCCRQGENHTCAWKAWENALDGYCDQEQATKTHHHSCCHYPPSPARDECFARRAPYPNYDRDILTLDLSQITPNLMGHLCGNGKFLAKHKQIPGLIHNMTARCCHLSFPEQACCAEDEKSAFIDDLCGPRQNIWKDSAACCELNPGNEQINCFNINYLRNVAVVKGDMGDIEGHEDQGPALVATLSSTFEPEDE comes from the exons ATGGGGACCATGTCCAGAGCAGCCTTGGTCTTCGCTTGTTTGGCTGTTGCTTCTGTGGCCTCTGAGGGAG GGCAAAAGAAGCTAGGACCACATTCCCTCACCCAGCCACTGCAAGAAG TGGGATATGCAGCACCCCCTGCACCTCCCCTAACCCGAACCCTGCCCATGGGCCACGCTGAGGCCTTTCACTTTGAGGAACAGAGTGAAG TGCAGCCCCAGCCTCAGGAGGCAGTCCCTTTGCAAGAGGAGATGCTACCTCCTCCACAgctcccagagggaaaggaaG TGGATGTCCCTCTCCTGAGCGACACCATCCCCCAGCAAGAAGAGCTGCCCCCTCACCAGGTGCCTCTGGAACAGAAGGAAA TAGGTCCATCTTTCCCACACCAGAAGGAGATGACCTTCCCAAATAAGCAGAGACAGG AAATGCCAAGTCGCCTCATGGATTCAGGTCTCCCTGAGTCACAGTCTGGGCATCCGTCCCATCACTGCCCAAATGACCGACACCGAGGGGGTTGGGGCCACTGGCTGGATGGCTTCCCCCCGGGGCGACCTTCTCGAGACAACCTGGACCAGATCTGCCTTCCTAACCGGCAGCACATTGTGTATGGCCCTTGGAACCTGCCACAGACTGGTTTCTCCCACCTCAGTCGCCAGGGGAAAACCCTTAATTTACTAGAAATTGGATATTCTCGCTGTTGTCGCTGTCAAAATCAACTAAGCCGCTTGGACTGTGCAAATCTGGTG TGGGAGGACACAATTACCTGGTACTGTGAGGCTGAGCTTTCGGTCAAGACCCGAGCCCACTGGTGCTGCAGAAGGCAGGGGGAGGCCCGATTCTCCTGCTTCCAAGCAGAAGCTCCCCAGCCACACTACCCACAACGGGTCTGCCCCAGCCACCAGCCTGGCATGTCCTCGGGCCCCGACCTGCCTTTCCCACCGGGGCTTCCCACACTGGACAATGTCAAGAACATCTGCCACCTCAGACGCTTCCGTTCTGTGCCCCGCAACCTCCCAGCCACTGATGACCCTGTCCAGAAGCAGCTACAGACTCTgacccacctggaggaggaattCCAGCACTGCTGCCGGCAGGGGGAGAACCACACCTGTGCCTGGAAGGCT TGGGAGAATGCCCTTGATGGGTACTGTGACCAGGAGCAGGCTACCAAGACTCACCACCACTCATGCTGCCATTACCCTCCCAGCCCCGCCCGAGATGAGTGCTTTGCCCGTCGGGCACCCTACCCCAACTATGACCGGGACATCTTGACCCTTGACCTCAGCCAAATCACCCCTAACCTTATGGGCCATCTCTGTGGAAATGGAAAATTTCTCGCCAAGCA TAAACAGATTCCGGGGCTGATCCATAACATGACTGCCCGCTGCTGTCATCTGTCATTTCCAGAGCAGGCCTGCTGTGCAGAGGATGAG AAATCAGCCTTCATTGATGACCTGTGTGGTCCCCGGCAAAACATCTGGAAGGACTCTGCTGCCTGCTGTGAACTGAACCCCGGAAATGAACAGATCAACTGCTTCAACATAAACTATCTGAGGAATGTGGCTGTCGTGAAAGGAGACATGGGGGATATAGAGGGCCATGAGGATCAGGGCCCTGCTCTGGTAGCAACTCTCAGCTCCACCTTTGAGCCTGAGGATGAGTGA
- the ECM1 gene encoding extracellular matrix protein 1 isoform X3, which translates to MGTMSRAALVFACLAVASVASEGGQKKLGPHSLTQPLQEVGYAAPPAPPLTRTLPMGHAEAFHFEEQSEVQPQPQEAVPLQEEMLPPPQLPEGKEVDVPLLSDTIPQQEELPPHQVPLEQKEIGPSFPHQKEMTFPNKQRQEMPSRLMDSGLPESQSGHPSHHCPNDRHRGGWGHWLDGFPPGRPSRDNLDQICLPNRQHIVYGPWNLPQTGFSHLSRQGKTLNLLEIGYSRCCRCQNQLSRLDCANLVWENALDGYCDQEQATKTHHHSCCHYPPSPARDECFARRAPYPNYDRDILTLDLSQITPNLMGHLCGNGKFLAKHKQIPGLIHNMTARCCHLSFPEQACCAEDEKSAFIDDLCGPRQNIWKDSAACCELNPGNEQINCFNINYLRNVAVVKGDMGDIEGHEDQGPALVATLSSTFEPEDE; encoded by the exons ATGGGGACCATGTCCAGAGCAGCCTTGGTCTTCGCTTGTTTGGCTGTTGCTTCTGTGGCCTCTGAGGGAG GGCAAAAGAAGCTAGGACCACATTCCCTCACCCAGCCACTGCAAGAAG TGGGATATGCAGCACCCCCTGCACCTCCCCTAACCCGAACCCTGCCCATGGGCCACGCTGAGGCCTTTCACTTTGAGGAACAGAGTGAAG TGCAGCCCCAGCCTCAGGAGGCAGTCCCTTTGCAAGAGGAGATGCTACCTCCTCCACAgctcccagagggaaaggaaG TGGATGTCCCTCTCCTGAGCGACACCATCCCCCAGCAAGAAGAGCTGCCCCCTCACCAGGTGCCTCTGGAACAGAAGGAAA TAGGTCCATCTTTCCCACACCAGAAGGAGATGACCTTCCCAAATAAGCAGAGACAGG AAATGCCAAGTCGCCTCATGGATTCAGGTCTCCCTGAGTCACAGTCTGGGCATCCGTCCCATCACTGCCCAAATGACCGACACCGAGGGGGTTGGGGCCACTGGCTGGATGGCTTCCCCCCGGGGCGACCTTCTCGAGACAACCTGGACCAGATCTGCCTTCCTAACCGGCAGCACATTGTGTATGGCCCTTGGAACCTGCCACAGACTGGTTTCTCCCACCTCAGTCGCCAGGGGAAAACCCTTAATTTACTAGAAATTGGATATTCTCGCTGTTGTCGCTGTCAAAATCAACTAAGCCGCTTGGACTGTGCAAATCTGGTG TGGGAGAATGCCCTTGATGGGTACTGTGACCAGGAGCAGGCTACCAAGACTCACCACCACTCATGCTGCCATTACCCTCCCAGCCCCGCCCGAGATGAGTGCTTTGCCCGTCGGGCACCCTACCCCAACTATGACCGGGACATCTTGACCCTTGACCTCAGCCAAATCACCCCTAACCTTATGGGCCATCTCTGTGGAAATGGAAAATTTCTCGCCAAGCA TAAACAGATTCCGGGGCTGATCCATAACATGACTGCCCGCTGCTGTCATCTGTCATTTCCAGAGCAGGCCTGCTGTGCAGAGGATGAG AAATCAGCCTTCATTGATGACCTGTGTGGTCCCCGGCAAAACATCTGGAAGGACTCTGCTGCCTGCTGTGAACTGAACCCCGGAAATGAACAGATCAACTGCTTCAACATAAACTATCTGAGGAATGTGGCTGTCGTGAAAGGAGACATGGGGGATATAGAGGGCCATGAGGATCAGGGCCCTGCTCTGGTAGCAACTCTCAGCTCCACCTTTGAGCCTGAGGATGAGTGA
- the ECM1 gene encoding extracellular matrix protein 1 isoform X2: protein MGTMSRAALVFACLAVASVASEGGQKKLGPHSLTQPLQEVGYAAPPAPPLTRTLPMGHAEAFHFEEQSEVQPQPQEAVPLQEEMLPPPQLPEGKEVDVPLLSDTIPQQEELPPHQVPLEQKESPSFPHQKEMTFPNKQRQEMPSRLMDSGLPESQSGHPSHHCPNDRHRGGWGHWLDGFPPGRPSRDNLDQICLPNRQHIVYGPWNLPQTGFSHLSRQGKTLNLLEIGYSRCCRCQNQLSRLDCANLVWEDTITWYCEAELSVKTRAHWCCRRQGEARFSCFQAEAPQPHYPQRVCPSHQPGMSSGPDLPFPPGLPTLDNVKNICHLRRFRSVPRNLPATDDPVQKQLQTLTHLEEEFQHCCRQGENHTCAWKAWENALDGYCDQEQATKTHHHSCCHYPPSPARDECFARRAPYPNYDRDILTLDLSQITPNLMGHLCGNGKFLAKHKQIPGLIHNMTARCCHLSFPEQACCAEDEKSAFIDDLCGPRQNIWKDSAACCELNPGNEQINCFNINYLRNVAVVKGDMGDIEGHEDQGPALVATLSSTFEPEDE from the exons ATGGGGACCATGTCCAGAGCAGCCTTGGTCTTCGCTTGTTTGGCTGTTGCTTCTGTGGCCTCTGAGGGAG GGCAAAAGAAGCTAGGACCACATTCCCTCACCCAGCCACTGCAAGAAG TGGGATATGCAGCACCCCCTGCACCTCCCCTAACCCGAACCCTGCCCATGGGCCACGCTGAGGCCTTTCACTTTGAGGAACAGAGTGAAG TGCAGCCCCAGCCTCAGGAGGCAGTCCCTTTGCAAGAGGAGATGCTACCTCCTCCACAgctcccagagggaaaggaaG TGGATGTCCCTCTCCTGAGCGACACCATCCCCCAGCAAGAAGAGCTGCCCCCTCACCAGGTGCCTCTGGAACAGAAGGAAA GTCCATCTTTCCCACACCAGAAGGAGATGACCTTCCCAAATAAGCAGAGACAGG AAATGCCAAGTCGCCTCATGGATTCAGGTCTCCCTGAGTCACAGTCTGGGCATCCGTCCCATCACTGCCCAAATGACCGACACCGAGGGGGTTGGGGCCACTGGCTGGATGGCTTCCCCCCGGGGCGACCTTCTCGAGACAACCTGGACCAGATCTGCCTTCCTAACCGGCAGCACATTGTGTATGGCCCTTGGAACCTGCCACAGACTGGTTTCTCCCACCTCAGTCGCCAGGGGAAAACCCTTAATTTACTAGAAATTGGATATTCTCGCTGTTGTCGCTGTCAAAATCAACTAAGCCGCTTGGACTGTGCAAATCTGGTG TGGGAGGACACAATTACCTGGTACTGTGAGGCTGAGCTTTCGGTCAAGACCCGAGCCCACTGGTGCTGCAGAAGGCAGGGGGAGGCCCGATTCTCCTGCTTCCAAGCAGAAGCTCCCCAGCCACACTACCCACAACGGGTCTGCCCCAGCCACCAGCCTGGCATGTCCTCGGGCCCCGACCTGCCTTTCCCACCGGGGCTTCCCACACTGGACAATGTCAAGAACATCTGCCACCTCAGACGCTTCCGTTCTGTGCCCCGCAACCTCCCAGCCACTGATGACCCTGTCCAGAAGCAGCTACAGACTCTgacccacctggaggaggaattCCAGCACTGCTGCCGGCAGGGGGAGAACCACACCTGTGCCTGGAAGGCT TGGGAGAATGCCCTTGATGGGTACTGTGACCAGGAGCAGGCTACCAAGACTCACCACCACTCATGCTGCCATTACCCTCCCAGCCCCGCCCGAGATGAGTGCTTTGCCCGTCGGGCACCCTACCCCAACTATGACCGGGACATCTTGACCCTTGACCTCAGCCAAATCACCCCTAACCTTATGGGCCATCTCTGTGGAAATGGAAAATTTCTCGCCAAGCA TAAACAGATTCCGGGGCTGATCCATAACATGACTGCCCGCTGCTGTCATCTGTCATTTCCAGAGCAGGCCTGCTGTGCAGAGGATGAG AAATCAGCCTTCATTGATGACCTGTGTGGTCCCCGGCAAAACATCTGGAAGGACTCTGCTGCCTGCTGTGAACTGAACCCCGGAAATGAACAGATCAACTGCTTCAACATAAACTATCTGAGGAATGTGGCTGTCGTGAAAGGAGACATGGGGGATATAGAGGGCCATGAGGATCAGGGCCCTGCTCTGGTAGCAACTCTCAGCTCCACCTTTGAGCCTGAGGATGAGTGA